The DNA sequence CCTCAAGGAGCGTCACGAGAAGCTGAACGACGACGTGGAGGACGTCCTCGACGAGATCGACGACGTCCTCGAGGCCAACGCCGAGGACTTCGTGCGGTCGTTCGTGCAGAAGGGCGGCCAGTAACCTTCGGATCGAAGGTTGCGGGGGCGTCCGACGTGAGAGTCGTTGGCGGTGTGGAGCGCTGTTCGTGGTGCGGGCCGGGGGTGCCGTTTCGGATCAGGCCGCGATCCCGGCAGATCCGAACGGCGCTCCCGCGCCGGCCGCGGGCAGCGTTC is a window from the Streptomyces capillispiralis genome containing:
- a CDS encoding ubiquitin-like protein Pup, with translation MATKDTGGGQQKATRSTEEVEEQAQDAQASEDLKERHEKLNDDVEDVLDEIDDVLEANAEDFVRSFVQKGGQ